A region of the Candidatus Cloacimonadota bacterium genome:
AGATTTCTTCTCCAAGCACGATCCCAAAATCCTACAGATAATACTTGAATCAACTATCGGGATTGCAGGCGCAGGAGGTTTAGGTTCCAATGTAGCAGTTGCTCTCGCGAGAGTTGGTATCGGTAAATTGATCATTGCAGATTTTGATAAAATCGAAACTTCCAATCTGAACAGACAGCAGTATTTTTTAAAGCAGATCGGAGAACCAAAAGTTAAAGCATTACGCGCAAATTTAATGAGAATAAATCCTTTTTCCAATTACCAGATACACCATATCAAACTCGATGAAAAAAATATTCCAATAATATACAAAAATGTAGATATAATGGTGGAAGCATTTGATAAAGCAGAAATGAAAAAAATGCTGATCGAAACCTGGCTATCTCATTTTCCTAAAAAACCAATAATTGCTGCTTCTGGTCTTGCCGGTTTTGGCATGAATAATAAAATACATCAGAAAAAAATCGGGAATTTATATATTTGCGGAGATGAAGAAACAGAACTGAAAGAGGGCTTCTCCCCTATGGCTCCGAGAGTAGGGATCGTCGCCAATATGCAGGCAAATTTAGTATTGGAAATGTTATTAATGTAACATAAACCTCTGGTTTGTGAAAATATGCTCTCAAAGCAGAGCTATGAGTTACATTTTAGAAGGAAATATGAAAACCATAACAGTAAACAACAATAAAATCGACTGGCAGGAAGGTCTCACCATCGATGAAATTCTGAAAATAATGAACTATTCTTTTAAGATGCTGGTTGTGAAAGTAAATGACAAACTAGTGAAAAAAGATGAATACAAAACGCGAATAATCCCTGAAAATGCTGATGTGAAGATCATTCATTTGATCAGTGGAGGATAGAAAAAATATCAAAGTAGAACTTTTAATCCAATTGCATTCCCAAATCGGAATTTGGGAACGAGAGAAAATGACATAAAGGAAAATTTTTATGCTTAAATTCAATATTCCGGGAAGAAAAGAAATCAAACTGGAACATCTTGTCCTGGATTTCAACGGAACTCTGGCAATCGATGGAAAATTGATTTCAGGAGTAAAAGAAAGATTGGAAATTCTCGCAAAATCTTTAAAAATTCATATTATCACAGCAGATTCATTCGGAACTGTTCATAATGAATTAACAGACTTACCAGTTACGATTTCCGTTCTATCCCCGGAAGATCAGGATCAAAAAAAACTAAAATATGTTCAGGAGCTGGGAATTGAAAAAACAGCTTGCATAGGAAACGGACTCAACGATAATTTAATGGTCAAAGAAGCGATCCTGGGAATAAGTCTGATCCAGACTGAAGGAGCAGCTTCTCAATCGCTTTTGAATACCGATATTGTTTGCCCTGATATTAATTCTGCTCTGGAATTATTTTATAAATCGAATCGATTAAAAGCAACTTTAAGAATATGAAGAAGATTCTTATAATTGCGATTCTAATTGCTATTAATTTTATACAATTAGAGTCTCAAAAGAATTATAAATATGGAACTGAAATGAACACGATAAAACATCCGGAATGGTCATACAATCAAAGCATTTATGAAGTAAATCTGCGACAGTTTTCCAAAAACGGAACTTTCCAGGAATTTGAAGAGCATCTCCCCCACCTTAAACAATTAGGTGTCGGCATTCTCTGGTTTATGCCAATCCATCCGATTGGTGAAAAAAATCGCAAAGGAACTCTCGGAAGTTATTATTCGGTAAAGGATTATCTCAATGTTAATCCTGCTCACGGAACGCTGGAAGAATTCAAACAATTAGTGAAAAAAATCCATAAAATGGGAATGTATGTGATCATCGATTGGGTGGCAAATCATTGTGCGTGGGACAATCAAATCGTTTATGATCATCCGGACTGGTTCACAAAAGATGAGAATGGAAATCATGTTTCACCGGTAAAAGATTGGGCGGATGTGATCGATTTTAATTTTGATAATCAGGAAATGCGGAAATACATGCTCGATGCTCTTAAATTCTGGATAAAGGAAATAGATATCGACGGTTTTCGCTGTGATGTTGCGGGTATGGTGCCAATTGATTTCTGGAATAAGGTTCGTCTTGAACTTGATCAGATCAAACCTGTTTTTATGCTGGCAGAATGGGAAACTCCCGAACTTCACAAACAAGCATTCGATATGTCTTATAACTGGAAACTTTTCAAAATTATGAATGCTATTGCAGCAGGAAAGAAAAATGCTTCTCATATCGATGCTCATCTGATTGAAGAAAAAAATACTTTTGCCTTGAATGATTTTCGCATGACCTTCACTTCCAATCACGACGAAAATTCCTGGAACGGTACTGTTTATGAAAGACTCGGAAAAGCAGCTGAAGTTTTCGCAGTTCTTTCCCTGACATTTCCCGGAATGCCTTTAGTTTACAGCGGTCAGGAAGCATGCCTGGATAAGCGGCTTTCTTTTTTTGATAAAGATGAGATCGAGTGGAAAGATTGCGGAATGAAGGAAATTTATACGAAACTTTTAAATTTGAAAAAAGAAAATAAAGCTTTATGGAATGGATTCAAAGGCGGGGAACTGCAAAGAATTCACACTTCAAATGATAAAGCTGTATTTACATACACCCGGCAGGTTGATAACGATAAGATCTTTGTAATTACTAATTTATCACCTTTTGGGCAGAGCATCTCTTTGCAGGAAAATAATTTTACAGGAGAATACAACGATATATTTGAACAGGAAAAAGTTATATTTTCCGGAGATGAACCAATTTCACTTAAATCCTGGGAATATAAAGTACTGATACAAAAGAATCAATAGTTCGAATGCGTCATACCATCTATCACAAACCATTAAACTTCTGAATGCTAATTCACTTCAAAATAAATCCCAAAACTTTTAAATGAATTTTTGAGTGTGCATTTCTGTTAACCACAAAATTTTAAGAAAATCAAAATCAATCCAAGATATTTCACGAGTCGATTCTTTGATTTCATTTTACTTTAATAGCAGATATTTTTTCACAACCTCAGTTTTGCCGTTAACACTTGATTTATACAGATAAACACCAGAACTTACGGAA
Encoded here:
- the thiF gene encoding sulfur carrier protein ThiS adenylyltransferase ThiF; the protein is MLQIILESTIGIAGAGGLGSNVAVALARVGIGKLIIADFDKIETSNLNRQQYFLKQIGEPKVKALRANLMRINPFSNYQIHHIKLDEKNIPIIYKNVDIMVEAFDKAEMKKMLIETWLSHFPKKPIIAASGLAGFGMNNKIHQKKIGNLYICGDEETELKEGFSPMAPRVGIVANMQANLVLEMLLM
- the thiS gene encoding sulfur carrier protein ThiS encodes the protein MKTITVNNNKIDWQEGLTIDEILKIMNYSFKMLVVKVNDKLVKKDEYKTRIIPENADVKIIHLISGG
- a CDS encoding ATPase P — protein: MLKFNIPGRKEIKLEHLVLDFNGTLAIDGKLISGVKERLEILAKSLKIHIITADSFGTVHNELTDLPVTISVLSPEDQDQKKLKYVQELGIEKTACIGNGLNDNLMVKEAILGISLIQTEGAASQSLLNTDIVCPDINSALELFYKSNRLKATLRI
- a CDS encoding alpha-amylase, encoding MKKILIIAILIAINFIQLESQKNYKYGTEMNTIKHPEWSYNQSIYEVNLRQFSKNGTFQEFEEHLPHLKQLGVGILWFMPIHPIGEKNRKGTLGSYYSVKDYLNVNPAHGTLEEFKQLVKKIHKMGMYVIIDWVANHCAWDNQIVYDHPDWFTKDENGNHVSPVKDWADVIDFNFDNQEMRKYMLDALKFWIKEIDIDGFRCDVAGMVPIDFWNKVRLELDQIKPVFMLAEWETPELHKQAFDMSYNWKLFKIMNAIAAGKKNASHIDAHLIEEKNTFALNDFRMTFTSNHDENSWNGTVYERLGKAAEVFAVLSLTFPGMPLVYSGQEACLDKRLSFFDKDEIEWKDCGMKEIYTKLLNLKKENKALWNGFKGGELQRIHTSNDKAVFTYTRQVDNDKIFVITNLSPFGQSISLQENNFTGEYNDIFEQEKVIFSGDEPISLKSWEYKVLIQKNQ